Proteins co-encoded in one Setaria viridis chromosome 9, Setaria_viridis_v4.0, whole genome shotgun sequence genomic window:
- the LOC117837450 gene encoding phospholipase D beta 1 isoform X2, which translates to MPQDDDDESITWVVADGAGDAPAVLLHGSLDIWIHDAHNLPNKDILSKTVRDLICKKSKASEAMTSDPYVTVQVGSAVVARTFVIPDNENPVWSQHFVVNVAHEAAAVNFVVKDSDVVGAELIGVVSIRADRLKTGERVEGTYPVLERNGKECAPGAVLRLSVLYVPVARLTMYHHGVTPGPDFAGVPRTYFPLRRGGRVTLYQDAHVPDGTLPEIRLGDGACYRHGQCWRDVYDAISQARRLIYITGWSVFHTIHLVRDGTGGMPLGDLLRRKSQEGVRVLLLVWDDPTSRSVLGIKMEGYMGTRDEETRRFFKHSSVKILLCPRSAGKRHSWVKQQETGTIFTHHQKTVIVDADAGNHTRKIVAFVGGLDLCGGRYDTPRHTLFHTLQTFHKEDYYNPNFAVEDARGPREPWHDLHSKIDGPAAYDVLKNFEERWLKASKRSGAKKLSKLRNDTLLWIEKIPDIAAIDDEVYSNDNDPERWDVQIFRSIDSNSVKGFPKDPREATSKNLVCGKNVLIDMSVHTAYVNAIRGAQHFIYIENQYFLGSSFNWGSHKDVGANNLIPIEIALKIANKIYANERFSAYIIIPMWPEGNPTGTPTQRILYWQKKTMQMMYEIIYKALKEVGLDGKYEPQDYLNFFCLGNREAEDTSCSSNGPFSASNPQDQARKNRRFMIYVHSKGMIVDDEYVIIGSANINQRSMEGTRDTEIAMGAYQPQHTWANTLSAPRGQIFGYRMSLWAEHIGAIEESFTRPESLECMRQVRHIGQQNWEQFVSSHVTKMRGHLLKYPVSVDPKGKVKPLPGCATFPDLGGNICGSFLNIQENLTI; encoded by the exons ATGCCtcaggacgacgacgacgagagcATAACGTGGGTGGTGGCGGACGGCGCCGGGGACGCGCCGGCGGTGCTGCTCCACGGCAGCCTTGACATCTGGATCCACGACGCGCACAACCTGCCCAACAAGGACATCCTCTCCAAGACCGTGCGCGACCTCATCTGCAAGAAGTCCAAGGCCTCCGAGGCGATGACCAGCGACCCCTACGTGACAGTGCAGGTGGGCTCCGCCGTGGTGGCCCGCACCTTCGTGATCCCCGACAACGAGAACCCCGTCTGGTCGCAGCACTTCGTGGTGAACGTGGCgcacgaggccgccgccgtcaacTTCGTCGTCAAGGACAGCGACGTCGTCGGCGCGGAGCTCATCGGCGTCGTCTCCATCCGCGCCGACCGCCTCAAGACCGGGGAGAGGGTCGAGGGCACGTACCCGGTCCTGGAGCGCAACGGCAAGGAGTGCGCGCCGGGCGCCGTGCTGCGGCTGTCGGTGCTGTACGTGCCCGTGGCGAGGCTCACCATGTACCACCACGGCGTCACCCCGGGCCCGGACTTCGCCGGCGTGCCCAGGACGTACTTCCCGCTGCGCCGAGGAGGGAGGGTCACGCTGTACCAGGACGCGCACGTGCCCGACGGTACCCTGCCGGAGATCAGGCTCGGGGACGGCGCCTGCTACCGGCACGGCCAGTGCTGGCGCGACGTCTACGACGCCATCTCCCAGGCGAGGAGGCTCATCTACATCACCGGGTGGTCCGTGTTCCACACCATCCACCTGGTGCGCGACGGCACCGGCGGCATGCCGCTGGGCGATCTGCTCAGGAGGAAGTCGCAGGAGGGCGTGCGGGTGCTGCTGCTCGTCTGGGACGATCCCACGTCCCGGAGCGTCCTTGGCATCAAGATG GAAGGCTACATGGGCACGCGGGATGAAGAGACACGTAGATTTTTCAAGCATTCTTCAGTTAAGATACTGCTTTGCCCACGATCTGCTGGGAAAAGGCACAGCTGGGTGAAGCAACAG GAAACAGGGACTATATTTACTCATCATCAGAAAACAGTGATCGTGGATGCTGATGCCGGGAACCATACAAGGAAGATTGTTGCTTTTGTCGGAGGCCTTGATTTATGCGGAGGCAGATACGATACACCAAGACATACTCTGTTTCATACTCTTCAGACATTTCACAAGGAGGACTATTACAACCCAAACTTTGCG GTTGAAGATGCCCGTGGCCCAAGAGAGCCATGGCATGACTTGCATTCCAAGATCGATGGTCCGGCAGCATATGATGTCCTGAAAAACTTTGAGGAGCGGTGGTTAAAGGCATCGAAGCGCAGTGGGGCTAAGAAATTGTCGAAATTGCGTAATGATACATTGCTCTGGATTGAAAAGATACCTGATATTGCAGCTATTGACGATGAAGTCTATTCAAATGACAATGATCCAGAGAGATGGGATGTTCAG ATTTTCCGATCAATTGATTCAAACTCTGTCAAGGGTTTTCCAAAAGACCCGCGAGAAGCCACCAGCAAG AATCTTGTTTGTGGGAAAAATGTATTGATTGATATGAGTGTCCATACAGCTTACGTGAATGCAATCCGAGGTGCTCAACATTTCATCTACATTGAGAACCAGTATTTCCTTGGTTCTTCATTCAATTGGGGTTCGCATAAAGATGTCG GTGCTAATAATTTGATACCCATTGAGATAGCACTCAAAATTGCTAACAAGATTTATGCGAATGAGAGATTCTCAGCATACATAATAATCCCAATGTGGCCTGAGGGTAACCCTACTGGTACTCCCACGCAAAGAATTCTTTATTGGCAG AAAAAGACAATGCAAATGATGTATGAGATAATTTATAAGGCGTTGAAGGAAGTAGGATTAGATGGTAAATATGAACCGCAGGATTACCTGAACTTCTTCTGCCTTGGTAATCGTGAAGCTGAGGACACTTCTTGTTCTTCCAATGGACCATTCTCAGCCAGCAACCCACAG GACCAAGCTCGGAAGAACAGGAGATTTATGATTTATGTGCACTCCAAAGGAATGATTGTGGATGATGAGTATGTGATCATTGGGTCGGCTAACATCAACCAGAGGTCCATGGAAGGAACTAGAGATACAGAGATTGCAATGGGTGCATACCAACCACAACACACATGGGCAAATACACTTTCTGCCCCTCGTGGACAG ATTTTCGGGTACAGGATGTCTTTGTGGGCGGAGCATATCGGAGCCATCGAGGAGAGCTTCACCAGGCCAGAGAGCCTGGAGTGCATGAGGCAGGTGCGGCACATTGGGCAGCAGAACTGGGAGCAATTCGTCTCCAGCCATGTGACTAAGATGAGGGGCCATCTGCTCAAGTACCCCGTTAGTGTCGACCCCAAGGGTAAGGTGAAGCCTCTGCCCGGGTGTGCCACGTTCCCAGACCTCGGTGGGAACATCTGCGGTTCGTTCCTGAACATCCAAGAAAACCTCACGATATGA
- the LOC117837450 gene encoding phospholipase D beta 1 isoform X1, whose product MPQDDDDESITWVVADGAGDAPAVLLHGSLDIWIHDAHNLPNKDILSKTVRDLICKKSKASEAMTSDPYVTVQVGSAVVARTFVIPDNENPVWSQHFVVNVAHEAAAVNFVVKDSDVVGAELIGVVSIRADRLKTGERVEGTYPVLERNGKECAPGAVLRLSVLYVPVARLTMYHHGVTPGPDFAGVPRTYFPLRRGGRVTLYQDAHVPDGTLPEIRLGDGACYRHGQCWRDVYDAISQARRLIYITGWSVFHTIHLVRDGTGGMPLGDLLRRKSQEGVRVLLLVWDDPTSRSVLGIKMEGYMGTRDEETRRFFKHSSVKILLCPRSAGKRHSWVKQQETGTIFTHHQKTVIVDADAGNHTRKIVAFVGGLDLCGGRYDTPRHTLFHTLQTFHKEDYYNPNFAVEDARGPREPWHDLHSKIDGPAAYDVLKNFEERWLKASKRSGAKKLSKLRNDTLLWIEKIPDIAAIDDEVYSNDNDPERWDVQIFRSIDSNSVKGFPKDPREATSKNLVCGKNVLIDMSVHTAYVNAIRGAQHFIYIENQYFLGSSFNWGSHKDVGANNLIPIEIALKIANKIYANERFSAYIIIPMWPEGNPTGTPTQRILYWQKKTMQMMYEIIYKALKEVGLDGKYEPQDYLNFFCLGNREAEDTSCSSNGPFSASNPQVRPQVVVRFSPADCSTLSKWAKLHAAFFFGEKKNTIMMNSCFSLSTWTFNQDQARKNRRFMIYVHSKGMIVDDEYVIIGSANINQRSMEGTRDTEIAMGAYQPQHTWANTLSAPRGQIFGYRMSLWAEHIGAIEESFTRPESLECMRQVRHIGQQNWEQFVSSHVTKMRGHLLKYPVSVDPKGKVKPLPGCATFPDLGGNICGSFLNIQENLTI is encoded by the exons ATGCCtcaggacgacgacgacgagagcATAACGTGGGTGGTGGCGGACGGCGCCGGGGACGCGCCGGCGGTGCTGCTCCACGGCAGCCTTGACATCTGGATCCACGACGCGCACAACCTGCCCAACAAGGACATCCTCTCCAAGACCGTGCGCGACCTCATCTGCAAGAAGTCCAAGGCCTCCGAGGCGATGACCAGCGACCCCTACGTGACAGTGCAGGTGGGCTCCGCCGTGGTGGCCCGCACCTTCGTGATCCCCGACAACGAGAACCCCGTCTGGTCGCAGCACTTCGTGGTGAACGTGGCgcacgaggccgccgccgtcaacTTCGTCGTCAAGGACAGCGACGTCGTCGGCGCGGAGCTCATCGGCGTCGTCTCCATCCGCGCCGACCGCCTCAAGACCGGGGAGAGGGTCGAGGGCACGTACCCGGTCCTGGAGCGCAACGGCAAGGAGTGCGCGCCGGGCGCCGTGCTGCGGCTGTCGGTGCTGTACGTGCCCGTGGCGAGGCTCACCATGTACCACCACGGCGTCACCCCGGGCCCGGACTTCGCCGGCGTGCCCAGGACGTACTTCCCGCTGCGCCGAGGAGGGAGGGTCACGCTGTACCAGGACGCGCACGTGCCCGACGGTACCCTGCCGGAGATCAGGCTCGGGGACGGCGCCTGCTACCGGCACGGCCAGTGCTGGCGCGACGTCTACGACGCCATCTCCCAGGCGAGGAGGCTCATCTACATCACCGGGTGGTCCGTGTTCCACACCATCCACCTGGTGCGCGACGGCACCGGCGGCATGCCGCTGGGCGATCTGCTCAGGAGGAAGTCGCAGGAGGGCGTGCGGGTGCTGCTGCTCGTCTGGGACGATCCCACGTCCCGGAGCGTCCTTGGCATCAAGATG GAAGGCTACATGGGCACGCGGGATGAAGAGACACGTAGATTTTTCAAGCATTCTTCAGTTAAGATACTGCTTTGCCCACGATCTGCTGGGAAAAGGCACAGCTGGGTGAAGCAACAG GAAACAGGGACTATATTTACTCATCATCAGAAAACAGTGATCGTGGATGCTGATGCCGGGAACCATACAAGGAAGATTGTTGCTTTTGTCGGAGGCCTTGATTTATGCGGAGGCAGATACGATACACCAAGACATACTCTGTTTCATACTCTTCAGACATTTCACAAGGAGGACTATTACAACCCAAACTTTGCG GTTGAAGATGCCCGTGGCCCAAGAGAGCCATGGCATGACTTGCATTCCAAGATCGATGGTCCGGCAGCATATGATGTCCTGAAAAACTTTGAGGAGCGGTGGTTAAAGGCATCGAAGCGCAGTGGGGCTAAGAAATTGTCGAAATTGCGTAATGATACATTGCTCTGGATTGAAAAGATACCTGATATTGCAGCTATTGACGATGAAGTCTATTCAAATGACAATGATCCAGAGAGATGGGATGTTCAG ATTTTCCGATCAATTGATTCAAACTCTGTCAAGGGTTTTCCAAAAGACCCGCGAGAAGCCACCAGCAAG AATCTTGTTTGTGGGAAAAATGTATTGATTGATATGAGTGTCCATACAGCTTACGTGAATGCAATCCGAGGTGCTCAACATTTCATCTACATTGAGAACCAGTATTTCCTTGGTTCTTCATTCAATTGGGGTTCGCATAAAGATGTCG GTGCTAATAATTTGATACCCATTGAGATAGCACTCAAAATTGCTAACAAGATTTATGCGAATGAGAGATTCTCAGCATACATAATAATCCCAATGTGGCCTGAGGGTAACCCTACTGGTACTCCCACGCAAAGAATTCTTTATTGGCAG AAAAAGACAATGCAAATGATGTATGAGATAATTTATAAGGCGTTGAAGGAAGTAGGATTAGATGGTAAATATGAACCGCAGGATTACCTGAACTTCTTCTGCCTTGGTAATCGTGAAGCTGAGGACACTTCTTGTTCTTCCAATGGACCATTCTCAGCCAGCAACCCACAGGTGAGACCGCAGGTTGTAGTTCGGTTTTCTCCTGCTGATTGCAGCACACTTTCCAAGTGGGCAAAGCTGCACGCTGCATTTTTctttggggaaaaaaagaatacaATTATGATGAACTCATGCTTCTCTCTCTCAACTTGGACATTCAATCAGGACCAAGCTCGGAAGAACAGGAGATTTATGATTTATGTGCACTCCAAAGGAATGATTGTGGATGATGAGTATGTGATCATTGGGTCGGCTAACATCAACCAGAGGTCCATGGAAGGAACTAGAGATACAGAGATTGCAATGGGTGCATACCAACCACAACACACATGGGCAAATACACTTTCTGCCCCTCGTGGACAG ATTTTCGGGTACAGGATGTCTTTGTGGGCGGAGCATATCGGAGCCATCGAGGAGAGCTTCACCAGGCCAGAGAGCCTGGAGTGCATGAGGCAGGTGCGGCACATTGGGCAGCAGAACTGGGAGCAATTCGTCTCCAGCCATGTGACTAAGATGAGGGGCCATCTGCTCAAGTACCCCGTTAGTGTCGACCCCAAGGGTAAGGTGAAGCCTCTGCCCGGGTGTGCCACGTTCCCAGACCTCGGTGGGAACATCTGCGGTTCGTTCCTGAACATCCAAGAAAACCTCACGATATGA